In Sinorhizobium sojae CCBAU 05684, a single window of DNA contains:
- a CDS encoding invasion associated locus B family protein produces the protein MRFVVAGIVSCCVAFATAAAAQEAAAPTSSEPPAVTTQRFDDWNHRCAQVDLGEGKTAMQCEVVQVAHVKQGDEDVSLLTLAIASAAPEDSAQKKTGADTGLALTALVPLNIFLPAGFGLDADGKAIVDMVYRNCNQAGCWTQQRLDKAVLTALQKGQVGAARMRLMNGQNVTIRFSLKGLTAALNKLNEPTASN, from the coding sequence ATGAGATTTGTAGTCGCTGGTATCGTCTCGTGCTGTGTGGCTTTCGCAACCGCAGCAGCCGCGCAGGAAGCGGCGGCCCCAACGTCGAGCGAACCTCCAGCGGTCACCACCCAGCGCTTCGACGATTGGAACCACCGCTGCGCCCAGGTCGACCTCGGCGAAGGCAAGACCGCGATGCAATGCGAAGTCGTGCAGGTGGCGCATGTGAAACAAGGCGATGAGGACGTCAGCCTCCTGACGCTCGCAATCGCGAGTGCGGCGCCGGAGGACAGCGCGCAGAAGAAAACGGGTGCTGACACCGGGCTTGCGTTGACGGCACTGGTGCCGCTCAACATCTTCCTACCGGCCGGCTTCGGACTGGACGCCGATGGCAAGGCGATCGTCGACATGGTCTACCGCAACTGCAATCAGGCCGGCTGTTGGACGCAGCAACGATTGGACAAGGCTGTGCTGACGGCGCTCCAGAAGGGTCAGGTCGGAGCCGCGAGAATGCGGCTCATGAATGGGCAGAACGTCACCATTCGCTTCTCGCTCAAGGGGCTGACGGCCGCCCTGAACAAGCTCAACGAGCCGACTGCTTCGAACTGA
- a CDS encoding ABC transporter permease, with the protein MSYLFTHIRVVGALLVREMATRFGSKPGGYIWALLDPAAHIFLLTLVFGAIARSPALGTSFALFFATGYIAFQFYQAMSSYLNSAVRANRALLSYPNVAPIDTVVARFVLQLGTTSLVAFIVLGAIIATMRVETSLHWPLILEAVAMACVFGLGIAMVNCVLFLKYPLYEQVFGIVNRPLFLISGVFFLPDSIPDPYRDLVLINPLVHIIMGFRKGFYPEYRAIGLDMNYLYGIAFLTLFAGMLVFTLSRKTLRNE; encoded by the coding sequence GTGAGCTATCTCTTCACCCATATCCGCGTCGTCGGCGCGCTGCTCGTCCGGGAAATGGCGACGCGCTTCGGCTCCAAGCCCGGCGGCTATATCTGGGCGCTGCTCGACCCGGCCGCCCATATCTTTCTGTTGACGCTGGTCTTCGGGGCGATCGCCCGCTCGCCGGCGCTCGGCACCAGCTTCGCGCTGTTCTTCGCCACCGGCTATATCGCCTTCCAGTTCTATCAGGCGATGAGCAGCTATCTGAACAGCGCGGTCCGCGCCAACCGGGCTCTGCTCAGCTACCCGAATGTCGCGCCGATCGACACGGTCGTCGCACGCTTCGTGCTGCAGCTCGGCACCACCTCGCTCGTCGCCTTTATCGTGCTCGGCGCCATCATCGCCACCATGCGCGTCGAGACCAGCCTGCACTGGCCGCTGATCCTGGAGGCGGTGGCGATGGCCTGTGTTTTCGGGTTGGGCATCGCCATGGTCAATTGCGTGCTGTTCCTCAAATATCCGCTCTACGAGCAGGTCTTCGGCATCGTCAACCGGCCGCTCTTCCTGATCTCCGGCGTCTTCTTCCTGCCGGATTCGATCCCGGATCCCTATCGCGATCTCGTGCTCATCAACCCGCTCGTTCACATCATCATGGGCTTCCGCAAGGGCTTCTATCCGGAATACCGCGCCATCGGCCTCGACATGAACTATCTCTACGGAATCGCATTTCTGACATTGTTTGCCGGAATGCTGGTCTTCACCCTCTCCAGAAAGACGCTGAGAAACGAATGA
- a CDS encoding capsular polysaccharide export protein, LipB/KpsS family gives MAVTRRQTNDCGFMPPAPASEQVTTFAVHVTEWKRPFLQRYFPERRFHFLPKDLGEREIERVWNARILAEAPCEILVWGPELPPALAAIARERNLPVTFLEDGFLRSVRPSASRTPPLSLALDSRTPYFDCAKPSDLEMLLGSYDFEADPTLLARARAGIGCLTASGISKYNGGRQRTAEAVYGEKTKRRVLVIGQVEDDASIRYGCPVPMTNNDLVRLAATEQPEAQILYKPHPDVLSRVRPARSDTAEVAHLAEIVTEPLPLTEALNTVDHVYTITSLAGFEALMRGIPVTTAGSPFYAGWGLTDDRQAHPRRGRRLTLEALFAGAYLLYSRYFDPETGEETSFEATVATIRRQLDEPDTLSPSRPAWRPWGPYGVLGWRHLMTALLAPAIRHAGNDRDVEDFRADPIGFFRGLSDPRLRLIGRMLYPFG, from the coding sequence ATGGCGGTGACGAGGCGACAGACAAACGACTGCGGTTTCATGCCGCCTGCTCCTGCATCGGAGCAGGTCACGACCTTTGCCGTCCACGTGACCGAGTGGAAACGGCCCTTCCTCCAGCGCTACTTCCCCGAAAGACGTTTCCATTTCCTGCCGAAGGACCTCGGCGAACGCGAGATCGAACGCGTCTGGAACGCGCGAATCCTTGCGGAGGCACCCTGCGAAATCCTCGTCTGGGGGCCGGAGCTACCGCCGGCGCTGGCGGCGATCGCGAGGGAACGCAACTTGCCGGTGACCTTCCTGGAGGACGGCTTCCTGCGCTCGGTTCGCCCGAGTGCCAGCCGCACCCCTCCCCTGTCGCTGGCGCTCGATAGCCGCACGCCCTATTTCGACTGTGCCAAGCCCTCCGATCTCGAAATGCTGCTCGGGAGCTACGATTTCGAGGCGGACCCGACCCTCCTGGCGCGGGCGCGGGCCGGCATCGGGTGCCTCACCGCAAGCGGCATCAGCAAATATAATGGCGGGCGGCAGCGGACGGCGGAGGCGGTCTATGGCGAGAAGACCAAGCGGCGCGTGCTCGTCATCGGCCAGGTGGAGGACGACGCCTCGATCCGATATGGCTGTCCCGTGCCGATGACCAACAACGATCTCGTGCGCCTTGCCGCGACGGAACAGCCGGAGGCGCAGATCCTCTATAAGCCGCATCCGGATGTCCTGAGCCGCGTCCGCCCGGCGCGCTCCGACACGGCCGAGGTGGCGCATCTTGCAGAAATCGTCACCGAGCCGCTGCCGCTGACCGAGGCACTGAATACGGTCGACCATGTCTATACGATCACCTCGCTTGCCGGCTTCGAGGCGCTGATGCGCGGCATTCCGGTGACGACGGCGGGTTCGCCCTTCTATGCCGGCTGGGGACTGACCGACGATCGCCAGGCGCATCCGCGCCGCGGCCGCAGGCTGACGCTGGAGGCGCTTTTCGCCGGCGCCTATCTCCTCTATTCTCGCTACTTCGATCCCGAGACCGGAGAAGAGACATCATTCGAAGCGACCGTCGCCACGATCCGCAGGCAACTCGACGAGCCCGACACCCTTTCCCCCTCCCGCCCCGCCTGGCGGCCCTGGGGGCCCTATGGCGTCCTCGGCTGGCGGCACCTGATGACCGCGCTGCTTGCGCCGGCCATCCGCCATGCGGGCAACGACCGGGACGTCGAGGATTTCCGGGCCGATCCCATCGGCTTTTTCCGAGGCCTTTCCGATCCACGCCTCCGGCTGATCGGCCGTATGCTCTATCCCTTCGGGTGA
- a CDS encoding ABC transporter ATP-binding protein: protein MIRFEQATKYARTKGIKKPIIEDASLTLNRGKSVGLLGRNGAGKSTLLRLIAGAIKLDGGRIIRRGKISWPLGFSGSFQSSMTGEQNVRFVARIYGVDTEQLAAYVEDFAELGPFYKAPVGTYSSGMKARLAFGLSMGVNFDYYLVDEITAVGDSNLKKKCQAVFQTKLQDSDVIMVSHSTGTIRDYCDCGVVLEKGKLTYYEDVEDAIRAHDRNMKGN, encoded by the coding sequence ATGATCCGGTTCGAGCAGGCGACGAAATATGCCCGCACCAAGGGCATCAAGAAGCCGATCATCGAAGATGCCTCGCTTACCCTCAACCGGGGCAAGAGCGTCGGCCTGCTCGGCCGCAACGGCGCCGGCAAATCGACGCTGCTGCGGCTCATCGCCGGCGCGATCAAGCTCGACGGCGGCCGGATCATCCGCCGCGGTAAGATCTCCTGGCCGCTCGGCTTTTCCGGAAGCTTTCAGAGCTCGATGACCGGCGAGCAGAATGTGCGTTTCGTCGCCCGCATCTACGGCGTCGATACGGAGCAACTCGCAGCCTATGTCGAGGATTTTGCCGAGCTCGGGCCCTTCTACAAGGCGCCGGTCGGCACCTATTCCTCCGGCATGAAGGCGCGGCTTGCCTTCGGCTTGAGCATGGGCGTCAACTTCGATTATTATCTCGTCGACGAAATCACCGCCGTTGGTGACTCAAATTTAAAAAAAAAGTGTCAGGCTGTCTTTCAAACCAAGCTCCAGGATTCCGACGTGATCATGGTTTCGCACAGCACCGGCACGATCCGCGACTATTGCGACTGCGGCGTCGTACTGGAAAAGGGCAAGCTGACTTATTATGAAGATGTCGAGGACGCGATCCGCGCCCACGACAGAAACATGAAGGGAAATTGA